Sequence from the Erythrolamprus reginae isolate rEryReg1 chromosome 2, rEryReg1.hap1, whole genome shotgun sequence genome:
CCTCATGAATGCTCAGAGTGTGGGAAATCCTTTGCTCGCAGGTCCCTCCTTTTGACCCACAGGAAGGTCCATGTGGAAAGTGGATCCAGTCAACGTTTGGAGGGTGAGAAATCTCTCTCTGGGAAAAACTCCAAAGATCTCAGGAAGCCCACAATACTAAAAGCCTTTAAGTGTGAGGAATGTGACTCATGCTTTAGTCGAAAGTCAGACCTTGTTAGACATCAGAAaatccacactggagagaaaccttatcaatgtctggaatgtgggaaatattttcttcaaatagGAAGTCTTAAAATCCATGAGAgaattcacacaggggagaaaccttacAAGTGTTGGGAATGCGGGAAGAGCTTTTCTGATAAGTCAAATCTTAGGGTCCATGAGAAGGTTCATGACGGAATAAAATCTTACAAGTGCTTTcaatgtggaaaatgtttcacCCAGCGTTCGGATCTTTGGAGACATCAGAAAACacataaaggggagaaaaatgaaaattgcCTTGAATGCGGGAAATGTTTTACCTTGAAATCAACCCTGGTGCGACACCAAAAAtgtcacactggagagaaaccttaTAAATGCCCAGAATGTGAGAAACTATTCATGCAGTCTGCTGAACTTAAGGGACACCTGATGAGGCACAAGGgggagaaaccctatcaatgtGGGGAGTGTGTGAAAAGTTTTGTTACACGAAAAGAGCTTCAGAATCATGagagaatccacacaggggagaaaccttacAAGTGTTGGGAATGTGGGAAGACCTTTTCCCAGAGCGCAGGTCTTTGGTCCCACGAGCAGATTCATGCAGGAATAAAAGCTTACAAATGCTATGAGTGTGGAAAAGGTTTCGCCCAGCGTGCCGGTCTTCGGAATCATGAGAAAACACACACGGGGGAGAAAAACGAAAAGTGCCccgaatgtgggaaatgttttacccAGAAATCAAACCTGCTGCGACACCAGAGAATTCACACTGGAGAGAGACCCTATGAATGCCCAGAATGTGAGAGAAGATTTATGCTTTCTGCTAACCTCAAGAGACACCTGATGAGGCACAAGGGAGAGAGACCCTATGAATGTAGGGTGTGCGTGAAAAGTTTCGTTACACGAAAAGAGCTTCAGGATCACGAGAGAATCCACACGGGTGAGAAGCCATTCAAATGTGAGGAGTGTGGGAAATGCTTTCCCCAAAAACAAAACCTTGTAATCCATCAGAGGctccacacgggagagaaaccctacAGCTGCATAGAATGTGGAAAATCTTTTGCATCTAACCAAGGACTTTGGACACATCATAAAacccacactggggagaaaccccATCAGTGTAGCGAGTGTGGACAGCTTTATAGTAGCAAATCAAATCTTAGGCAGCATATAAAAATtcacacaggggaaaaaaattTCAAATGTTTTGACTGTGGGAAAGCATTTGCTTCTTCATCTACCCTCAGACGTCACAGCCAGATCCATACTGGAGAGAAGCCCCATGCTCAGAGTGCGATAAATGTTACTCACAGAAACGTCATCTTTTGAAGCATCAGCGaatccacactggagaaaaaacgtataaatgcctggagtgtgggaaATATTTTGCCCAACCTTCAACACTTCACAGGCACACCCGAAGTCAAAGGACTTTGGCCTTACAAGTGCACAGAGTATGAGAAACCTTTTCATAGTAATCAAAGCTGATAAAGCACCAAAAAGTCCATTGCAGGGATAAATCTCTTCAGCGGTGAACAACCTTGGGAGCCCTTTTTTTCAAAGCATCTTAATGTTTACCAGGAAATTCACACAGTGACAGAAGGGAAATCCTACAATTATTTGGTGTGAGTAAATCTTTTTCCCACTCAAATAACATCAAAGAGGACACAATGAAGATGCCACAGCCATCTGTCACAGTCAATATATGAATGCAATAAATGTTTTtctgaaaattattatttttagatcTTGCAACATTTTCAGTcttattcttccttttttctcttgccAGATGTATTTCAGAATTATTGTCTTTACCTCATCAAAGTATTTTACTCCTATTTTTATGGGGCCCGTGTGGAATAGAAAAAAGTAGCTcagtaaaatattcatttttataacTGCAATCCTTCCCATCATTGATATTTGcaaatttttctaattttccAAGTCAGTTTTGAATTGCTGTAGTAGTCttatataattatcttcttcGATTGTTAAACATCTTGCAGTTAAATATATTCCCAGGTATTTGACTTTAAATATTTGTAGACCTAACTTCTTTGTCATTTCACCTTTTTGTAAGTTTTTAAGCTTTTAGTTTTGTCTTTGTTAATTTTCAGTATTCCTGTAGTCTTCTATTTTTTAACTTGGGGACCTTTTCCAATGAATCTTCTAAAGCAAATACTGAATCATCtgcaaattaaaagaaaatatttcattttgatGACCCAGCAGGCCTATctactcccccctcctccttccccctctcagggTTTGGGAGCTAAGAGGCAGCCAAAAATGACTTCAGCCAGGCTCACTTCAGACTGGAGACAATGCAggtctattttttaaaacaaatttgtgGTGGGATTCATTAGGTTCAATAAAGGAGACCCACTTTAACACATCACTTGCCTTCAGCCCTGGTTAATTCTCCCCTTTTCCTCCATGAAATGACATCTCTTTCCTAGCACTACCCAGCACAATATTTTCCTAGATGCTTTGCTTGGAAAGTGGTCTCCTCCCTCTTGATCCCATAGAAATGTCTTTTGTGACATAGGGGCTGATGTGCTCAAAAGCTGGGATCTGCCGGACTCCTATTGGTTacttcagggggggggggcttctggcatcttccctccctctgtgAGCCCCTTGATCTGGACATTTGGTTCCCCAGAGGCGCCTGGTACCCGGATGCTCCTCCAGTCTGACGGAGGCTCTTTCTCTTGGTGGATTGAAGGATCTTTGAGAAGGTGGGATACACAGAAGGCCAACTGCTGAAAATTGGAAAAAGGGGCTGTTCTGCCATTTCTTGCTGTTaattctcttacacacacacacactcacgcaAACACACCCCCACGTCCATTTGCCAGCATTCAGCTCCTCCTTCCAACAAAGGGGGTTTCATTATTTGTGGCCCCTCCTGTGTGAGGGtctatctttccttcccttctcagcTCAAGTGGGAGAGGCTGTGTTTGGGTCAGTGCCCCCTTTCAGCCAAGAGCCCATCAGGCACAGCTGCAGGGCCGAGAGCCATGGAGGTTCACTACAGGAAGTCATCCAGCTGCACCATTTTGGAGATGGACCCCACCCACAAAAGGTATTACATGACCCGGATCCATAATGTGCAGAGACTCAAAGCGGAAAGTCGAGGACcagttatttatatttgttttataatCAAATATAGAAACCACGCACCTCACAGATTTCCTTATTTGTTCCGTTGGGAAACATCTATGACGTAAATTGAAGACTACTTGCAATAAAACGCTAATAAAACTTTGACCCATTTGCTAAAGGGGGACATTGTATAAAAGCAATAAATTTGACACTGTGAGCACCTGTCTTATAAAACACAACTCTGAAAAGGGACTCACAACTCTAAAGCTACAATCAGGAAAACCAAAATAATCAAGTACCCGagacacacccacaaacacaACCAAACTCTAATTCTCTAGTCCCAGCCTTGCTCTATCCCAGATGTTGGGGAGGGAAACAGCCCCCTAAAGCTTTCCAGAAGGGGGGGCtgcaacaattccccccccccccccaggaaaggaTCTTTCCCAGGACGGGCTGCTACAGAAAAGTGATACTTCCTGGGTCCTGCAAATCGTGTGGCAAATTGTAAAGAATAAGATCTGGATTAATTATTCATTTCAAAATGGTTTGTCTTCCCCTTCTTCAGCTGTTTGTTAAAAGTGACCAAGGGCCCTGACAGTCAAGTTTGGGTCTTCATTGTGGATATGAATTCTTATATTTATCTTCTTTCAACAGAGGAAGATTTTCATAAACACACTCCTCAAACATGCATGTATGTCCACATGGACGCACGTGTGTTTACATAAGCGTGTTTCTCAACCTTCACAATCTTAAGCTCTGTGAATTTCCACTTCCCCAGCCATCATGAATTCTGGGACCTGAAGTCCCCCATCTTAAAAGATGACCATTCCCAATCAGCATCCAGTATTGCCTAGTGGTTAAGGCTCTGCATGAGAATGCCTGAGGCTCTGTGTTCCAGTCCTGCCTTGGTCATGAAAGGCAGATGAGAGACCTTGCACAAATCACAATACTGACAGTTTTTAGAGAATCTAcaagataaaataaattaaaataaattagagtgACAGTTAAAAATTAAACGAGCTCAGCAGTAACATAAAACGGTTAGGGAATACTTTACCTAATAGAAATTGGATATATGAGTGTCGTATGGGGTAAAAGTGTGCAAAGTTTAAAAAAGACAAGTATAAGTGTAATAacaagaacagaagaaaagaacACTAAACCCAGCCATAATATCTTGCATAGAAGTGGGAGAAGAAATCAGACTGATTTCTATTAATATCAATGGAATTAATGTACCAAAATAAGAGAACAAAACTTTTTACAAAACTAAGAACACTGGAAACAGAAGTAATATTATTATAAGAAGTCTATATCAAAAAATAAGCAAAGCAAGCAATTGGAAAGataatagattgattgatagaaaccagattttttttaaaaaaaagttaggaATTATATTTGGAAATTATGTAAAAGCAATATATTCACAGAATTGCAAAATAAggaagaatcagaatattatcTATCTCGGAAGGGGATTTATGTAAGATCAAAAAATAAAGACTCAATATTATGGAatgagcaaataataataataataataataataataataataataataataatttattagatgtgtctgccacccctctctgaggacttgttatatgtatatataaaatcgtaacaaaatggaaaatatgtgtaaataaatgtacagtgttccctcgatttccgtgggttcaaacttcgtgaaaagtgtttaccacggtttttcaaaaatattaattaaaaaatactttgcggggttttttcctataccacgtttttttcctgctcgatgatgtcatatgtcatcaccaaactttcgtctgcctttaataaatatattttttaataaactttaataaataaacatggtgagtaataatctaaatggttgctaagggaatgggaaattgcaatttagaggtttaaagtgttaagggaaggcttgtgatactgttcatagccaaaaatagtgtatttacttccgcatctctacttcgcggaaattcgactttcgcgggcagtctcggaacgcatctcccgcgaaggtcgagggaacactgtatatagaaatagaagagagagtatatacagtattaaaGAAACCCAGAAAAGAGATATGAAAAAGGATAAAAGGTAGACCAGAAAGTTGATACGTGTAGAAGAAATAGGGATGGAAATGacttatactgctcaaaaaaataaagggaacacttaaacaaaacaatataacttcaagtgaatcaaacttttgtgaaatcaaactgtccacttaggaagcaacactgattgacaaccaatttcacatgttgtcagcacactcaactttgtacagaaccaagtacagtagtacctctacttaagaacacctctacttaagaacttttctagagaagaaccgggtgttcaatattgttttgcctgttcttaagaaccattttctacttaagaacctgagcctggaaaaatttcccaggaaattggtGAGCCACACAAATGCCCAGCCGGTTTCCTGCCCtactccctttaatcccggccatctctggtttttctgggctgccagagcagCATTtgcgcttaaggagactttggtagtccagagcaaacgaagcattttcctttctctggatgcttggagagggaataaacctctgccagtgcacagagaaaagaaacgttcccttcgctctaggaagccgaggagtcaccacagcgaaggaatggcgccagctacaaagtgagcgagtgagaggagaggggagcccttcagcatgggaaggaacagaaagcaggtagcagcagcagctaccTGTATGGGAGGCAATGTATGGGACCCAGCCTCCTGCTGggtctctctcctttttttaagccttaaaagttttggatttttttgattcccctcacctcaccttcttccttcggcagcgactgtcctcttcctcttcttcctcctcctcctcccatccaaattccgagcttttatttctttcctaatagttttgcacgcattatttgctcttacattgattcctatgggaaaaattgcttctactttagaacgtttctactgaagaacctggtcacggaaggaattaagttcttaagtagaggtactactgtactgcattcagtgagaacatttcattcattcagatctaggatgtgttctctgagtgttccctttaattttttcagcagtgtatatatatacagtactgtatatcaaaaatatttaaaatataaatagataaaaattacCTGGACCGATCTTGTGCTGTAACCAAAATAGGAACTATGATTCCTTAACAATGTATGTTTGTATGCTGTTATGGTTTTGtgtatataataaagaaagaaagtaagaaagccTGAGGCGCTGGGTTTCAGTCCTGCCTTGGCCATGAAAGGCAGGTGggagaccttgggccagtcactttctcagcATAAGACGGCTGTTGTGGGACAGATAAATCAAGGAAGATGTGGGGGAtacgttcactgccttgagttcttgcaaaaataatgaaagtggataaataaaaataaacacaaatcATTTTTCCATTCTGCAACGGCTTGGCTGTCTGGTTTCTTTCTTCGGTTGTGCTGTCTCCATGGGAACAAGAACGTGATCTGGGCTCCTCCCCCAAACATTCTCCTTTCCTGTCTTGGGGTCTCCGGGGATGAAGAAATCCCGCTTGCAGCCTGCAGATGGCGGCATTCTTCTTAGGAACAAAGGAAGTTTCGGAGCACGTGGTCTTGGCTGGGAAGGGGAGAGATTAAAGAGGCGGACAGGGAAGAGGAAGGGGCGGGGCCACGGGGATGGGAGCAGAGACCGAGGGGATCTAAGAAGTCCCGTCCTCACCTTTGCCCATCCACTCTCTGCATTTCCGTCTCCCTCCGTGAATCCCGCTTCTTTTTTGGAGGATCGACAGCGGATCCCCTGGGACAAGCCTCCAGATCCCTCACGTTCAGTTGGAAAAAGTGGAGTAAACGGAGCTTTAAAACGTTTGTGCGGATTCGTAACAGCGACTGACCTCCttgcaattgggggggggggggttggggatggaaagaaaggatttaaattaactggattttcattttattcttaACACCTAAGAGATCCTTTTATTTTGAGCTGCATCTAAAAGGCCAGCAAtgaaatcttttcttttaatgctAATGTTTCCTTTGCTTCTGCTTTAATAAGATGGGTAGAATTGCAAAGCTTTATGTTTTGTCcagaaagaaatattattttactgaaagagtagtagatgcttggaacaaacttccaggagacgtggttggtaaatccacagtaactgaatttaaacatgcctgggataaacatatatccatcctaagataaaatacaggaaatagtataagggcggactagatggaccatgagtcttcctctgcggtcaatcttctatgtttctaagaagctgTGATATGGGAGCTTCTCCTTGGTGGATATTTTCGAAAGCACAAATGAGGTTTTTGGTCATCAGTGAGGGTCATTCCTGGCCTTGAACCAGAGGTCGCTTCGTGTAACTTTGAAGGTGAGTAAAAGAATCATGATTAAATCTTGGTTTAGAGGACAAGCatgcattttttaaatctttatttgaCAAATGAGCAGTGCAGAATAATTGGGCTTTGCTCCCAAGGTGCTGGGTGAGGGCATAATGtggttccattgaggactatacGCTGAACGCGGTTGGACAGCCAGCTACGAATCCATTATTTATCTTGCCAAGAactaggttgtggtctactttgtgaCATGCCTTACTGGAGCCCACATATATGTCCACAGCATTGTAGTCGCTTAATCAAAGAATGCAGTAAGGTTTTCTGCCGTAccccattttaaatttatttttataaaatatacgTATAAAGTATCATGTGGAAGCCAGGACTGAGAAGTCGTGGTGGGACGGAGTTCATATgtgcaaaataataattaataataataattattattatttattagatttgtatgccgcccctctccgcagactcggggcggctcacaacaataataaaacaatgtacaatatgacaaatctaatttttaaaagaaaacacattaaaaacccaacatttaaaaaattagaaaatgcATGAAAAGGGAATAAAAATCAGAAATAGGCTGCTTATATTAGCCTGAATTCTTTTTCCTGCTCTTTTGTTTATGTGATAactttgtttagtttagtttagtttattgtcATTGCAGTGAAATTAAATGACATCTTTAGTGTACATTGTAACTgttaaaacatagaagactgagggcagaaaaagacctcatggttcttctagtctgcccttatactattttctgtattttatcttaggatggatctatgtttatcccaggcatgtttaaattcagttactgtggatttatccaccacgtctgctggaagtttgttccaaggatctactactctttcagtcaaataacattttctcatgttgcttttgatctttcccccaactaacttcagattgtgtccccttgttcttgtgttcactttcctattaaaaacagaacGCAAACAAACATCCTTCGCATACTatgcaattgaattgaaaattgcaATGGTATCTAGATCGAAGAATTCAATGTAGTTACTGTTCTGGGACACAGGCTATTTTTTAGCctatttatcatttttttaacTGACCTGTACTGCCTGCCAGATTGTACAAGTTCAAAAAGGGTTcccaggatgagatggatctttGAATGATTT
This genomic interval carries:
- the LOC139159824 gene encoding zinc finger protein 420-like → MEGGKLLDPPSETSSPPRMSKKPHECSECGKSFARRSLLLTHRKVHVESGSSQRLEGEKSLSGKNSKDLRKPTILKAFKCEECDSCFSRKSDLVRHQKIHTGEKPYQCLECGKYFLQIGSLKIHERIHTGEKPYKCWECGKSFSDKSNLRVHEKVHDGIKSYKCFQCGKCFTQRSDLWRHQKTHKGEKNENCLECGKCFTLKSTLVRHQKCHTGEKPYKCPECEKLFMQSAELKGHLMRHKGEKPYQCGECVKSFVTRKELQNHERIHTGEKPYKCWECGKTFSQSAGLWSHEQIHAGIKAYKCYECGKGFAQRAGLRNHEKTHTGEKNEKCPECGKCFTQKSNLLRHQRIHTGERPYECPECERRFMLSANLKRHLMRHKGERPYECRVCVKSFVTRKELQDHERIHTGEKPFKCEECGKCFPQKQNLVIHQRLHTGEKPYSCIECGKSFASNQGLWTHHKTHTGEKPHQCSECGQLYSSKSNLRQHIKIHTGEKNFKCFDCGKAFASSSTLRRHSQIHTGEKPHAQSAINVTHRNVIF